The DNA sequence AAACATGgctacatgttaacagggcctgcaacatttttcagttatcagctCTGTGGGGTTCCTGTTTtatttaggagtttcatacactgcacaGAACATGGCGCAGATGCTCGATTAGGGAAGTGTCATATGGCCTAGCAGTCTGGCATGCTTTCTCGTCGAAAATAATTCCTGACCACTTGGGAACGATGTAGTGTGGCACAATAATTCCCACAGCCATTTTCCCCTTCACACCAAAAGGAATCTGCACTGAAAATAGTCGAGACTGAGGAATCCGATATATTATTTTGCTGTTTGAAGTTTAAAGTTACTGTCATTGCTCCTGGTTTAGTTCCCTTATGTTATGTTGATCATATACCTTTCCTGTATGTTACAAATTCCTGTTGAACTACAGAAATCCAAATCGATTACAGTATGACATGTTTTAGGATTGTTTTATAATGTTCCAATGATACCTCTATGGAAATAACTAAATAATGTACTGAATCTGCATCGAATGCTGTGAAACTGTCCCTCTGACCATCTTAagggagtgagtatgttttagtTCTAGGCCGCTTCTAgcatatattccagcaacatcacggcggggggcaccagaaatggcctttacacactgtaaacatgtgaggaatcgaaccttcgGCGCGACGAGCACTCTTTCAccacctgaccaccccatcTGGAGAACATTCACTGTTTGGGGACATGTTTCTGCCAGGTAATGGTTGTGAATAAACACTCAGCAAGTCAACTGCATTTCATGTGTAGATGTGTTCAGAAGATACGGAAATAGAAAGTGAATCCTGCTGTAGCACTGTCATGCATATGAGGCTGTTGGGCAAAACCGAGAgaaaaactgaatatttttgcagaaatatttccTCATGAATCGCACGTTTCTCGTGTTAGATTATGTTGACAAAGGACATGTTGATGTAAACAAGCACATCCTTAACTTGCAGACACTTGAGTCAGTCTGGAAATATCATTCGTTTCTAACTAATTAATAAAATACGCCAGTTAAGGCAATACTAGAAGAAATGCATTTGACATTGAGGAATTCTAAGATCATCGGGCGAAGCGGCTGCCCTGTATACATGTAGGTTAACGCACACACTGTGGCAGAAATATTCATAAGAATCATGCTTGTTGTTTCATTTTCTATCGGTGATAGTTAACAGGCCCACATGTAGGTGGAGTAGGAAAATCAGAATAACGTGGAAAGCAAAATACGTCCACTGCTCACTCCTGGCACTACTACACGAAATTACGTGACACCTTCTGTTACCATACACACTCTTGCCATAAATACGACACAGCGTCAACTACAAGCTCAGCCACTAGTCATGAACGAAAGAAATCGTCATACCAATAAAACAGTTCAAACTGTGTCAAAGTCCTGTGACTTCGAGCTGGCACGTCTGATGGGTCGTCTGGGCATATACACGGTAGATTTTAGGTGAATGTGGCACTGTTCTGTTTTACCATGAGGATGTGTGATTCTGGGAAGGTATGTAATAGTTGTCATTCGTGGCTAGACAATTATAGcttgatttttttaactttatgtTTTCAAAGTCATGTAAAGCGGTATCCCTGTTCTAATTACATAAAAGTAGCTGTATGACACTTACATGTTTGGAACGTAGATCTGACTAAACATGCACTGATGTTTTGACAGAAGAATTGGTTGCCGACAAGATGGTTGACAAGGATCACATCACCTTCCACCGTGTGTTGTATATAATGGCAACAAAACCAATTCCattatgaaaagaaaatgtgtGCCAATAGCACTCGATTGTACAAATCAGGAGCTTGCGTTATGAATTTCTATCATGTAGAAATAATATTAGGGGGATGTGACTGTATCTTCCATGCCCCAATTATAATTCATAGTCAATACAATTTGCATAAATGAAAGATCTACTGTTTGCGAACTGCATATTACgctttacatatttacataaagaCTTATACTGACTGCCTCTGTTCGGAAACACCCgttaaggtcccggggtagaataggcattcagcaacacttgcttgccataaaaggcgactatgcttgtcgtaagaggcaactaacgggatcgtcaagttcgctgacttggttgacacatatcatcggttcccaattgcggatatcgatgttcatgctgttgatcagtggattgtctggtccagactcgattatttacagaccgccgccgtttagccggaatattgcagagtgcggcgtaaaactaaactcactcactgttcggAAAATATGCGCTAAAAGCGGCCTATaaccaacctcactcactcacacagtccGCGTTGTATTTTGTAACCAAATATTAGAATCTAAAGGCTATAGCTGTCTTACTGTCGCGATTTAAATGCTAGAAATCAGGTGACAGTCTTTGACAGAGTATTAAAAACAATCTGTCCGTTTGTATTACGAGTTCAGAAAGTCTAAAACTAGAAACTGTTGACTACTGAGTGACGCCGACCATTGCCTTTACTTCCGCGTGGCTATATCTGTATGAATCGAGGAAACCGAGAATAACATTTTGACATGAACCACTACATCCCATTTCCTGTGGCACAGTAGGCCACATACACCGATTGTGAATTGTTACACACGGACATGAATGTAAGAAgataatccacacatgcataaGGTGTCAGCTGCCAGCATATGTTTGATCACACCAACACAAGTAGAAATATAACAGTCGTGTTATCCTTGGGATAACACTTTGTCAGAAAATTAAGATTCTACAGCTACTCTACATATACATGACCCGGCGGGTCAATTGGCACAAACGCAGGTCGGGTTAACTTCATTGTATAGGGGAGCAGAGGATGTTAAAACCCGACAAAGGTGCACCACTTCACAATAATAGAGCCAACTAGATAGTTGCTACAGCTACAGCtagttcagcttgacctgagctgcTCTATATATGCATCACCCgagaggtcaaatggcacaaacggcaGGCAACTTTAATAAATAGGGGAGTAGCGAATGTTATTTACGATGTTTCGTGAGAAAAACACGCATATATGGATTCGTTACAGAACTTTCCCGGAAAACAACGGTTCTGAAAAAACACACaattaatgttttaaatgaatAGATCATGCTATCTATATAGTTTGGTACACTAACTTTACAAGGAACATACTTCAGTTACTTTCACAATCTGATGCACTCTCATTATTACTTTCTACACCCAGTTTTCTTAGCTGTTTTcctatttcatgtttaactgcaaCATTTCTGCCCCAGTTTCCAACTATTTTTTCAACAATCAAAAAAAGTCTTGGCCACAGCAATCAGCCAACGTTTCTACTGTAATACTATTTTCAAGAAATCTCTCATTTGCGAATTGCTTAGCATCAGTTCTATTCGGTCCGGGGTTGCACTGGAAAAAACACCAGTTGCTGCTGCTTGCTGTCTAAAAGCCCGAAGCGGAAACATCAAACCATCTGTAGCGTATTTCTTAAAGTTCGGACATTGCTCACATTTTCTCGAAACGGAGATGTCTAAAGGCGGTCTTGTCTCTTATGTTCTGAGATGTTGCCAACAGTGTACGAAATAACCCCCGACCCGAAGGCCCTTGTTATAGTATTGGGTCTGCAGTTATAAATATGTGCAGGCTCTCATggcttcagtaaattatctgtcaattaTTTTTCAGCTGGAATGTTTCCCATTTTTTTCTTTATCAGCGTTCGGGAATCATCCACGATCCATCATGTTATGATGACTATAAGTTtgacttcctggtatttcagcgtgGAGTAGGATTGTCAACACCGGTCTGACAAATAGAAAAACTGCTCTGTGTACCATAGGCTTCGCTTGACCTTCTGggaacagtgtgaaactgtacaGTGTAGTCAGTTTTGCAATTattgggcctgcagatttcattcaggggcTGTAGATTTTAACGCTTGCAGatagcagcaggccctgatagCCAGCTGGTAAatcaaagtattgcaaacactgggtACCAATCAGCCGACTAATCACCCCTTCGCCTCAATAATAGACccagcagttgtgacacggtcacgaAATGCATTATTGATCACTTGATCAGGGCAAGCTGAACGAGCTGTAGTATTCGTTTGATCAGGTCAACTGAACAAGCTGCAGTATTCACtagatcaggtcaagctgaacaaactGTAGTATTCGTTTGATCAGGTCAACTGAACAAGCTGTAGTATTCACtagatcaggtcaagctgaacgaGCTGTAGTATTCGTTTGATCAGGTCAACTGAACAAGCTGTAGTATTCACtagatcaggtcaagctgaacaaactgtagtattcacttgatcagatCAAGTTGGACAAGCTGTATTATATTTGTTAGGTTCGGCCCCAAGAGACGTGAGAAGCTGTACCCTCGCTTACGTCAATTCAAGAGGATTGTTGTCTCCCTTTGGAATGAAAACATCGCcctttcacttgtcatcacTCGCAGCTCTCCGTAACCCCAAATAAGAGTTGCTCCCACTTTTTCTaacaatttgagaaaatataatTTAATTTATAAATCgtttggtgagtgagtatggctctATGACGATTTAAGCAATAACCTAGCAGTGTCTCCAGACACCAGAAAGTGGgtttcgaacccgggtcttcggcatgacgagtgatGATGACCATTCACCCCAATAAACTGCTACGAGTTTCGAAACCCTATATGTAACTGATAAACTTTGTTACCTAACATTAGGCTTATATTTCTTTGCGAATATTTTAGTTCGATTCTTTGGGGGCCATTCATATCTTTTTTCAGcgaattcattttaaaaaaaacagggaTATGACAGCAAGGCCACGTGTCTCTAAACGTGTCCCGTATCGAGCACACTTGGGACGAAATGGAGCGACGTTTACGTCAAGCCCAGAATCCCACTGACGTTAGCTGAATTGGGACAAGCGTTGGTTCAGACATGAAACGACATTTCCCAAGCTTTCGTCAGTCGCATAGTGTCATCTAGGTGTCGTCGTTCTCAAGCCTGCGTCAGCGTCAATGGTGGACACCGTAATGGAATTTGTGAACTGTTTTACACTTCGACATTTGACACTTTTCTCACTGCCTGGTTCAAATCACAGATTTCGATATTATCAACAGTTAAATAATTATTTAGAAAACACCACACGTCGTGTTCTTGCCTTTTGCATTAAAATGGTAAAACATAGAATAATGCATCGTTACTTTATTCCAGTGGTAAGCAAACGCCAAGAAAGTACATCAATAATCGAGGATAATGACTGTATCAGGCGTTAAATGTGGTATTGCGTTCCGTTCTTGATTGAAATTTTGTTCTGATAATTGCAAGATCTGGTACGTTCTTTGACCCATCTTGAGATTTGGATTCTCTGCAAGCTGTGGAACAGATACATACATCCTTTTCATGTATTGTCATTCACAAAGGCTGGCTTAATGTTTAGTGATTGGTGATCGAAGTGGTAGTGACCCGTGGCCCATTCAGATTTTGTCTGATCGTCATTAGGTCAAGTGTACAGTGGGAGACATCCGCAATGTATCAACGAACCTCCGCCAATCACGAGTTTGACCTTCAGCAAAACGACAATGTTGAAGCCACCTATCATGAGCAACAGTTGAGAAGGCCCTACGAAATCAATTAATTTTTCCATGTTATTGAGCTATAACATCAGTTTACAGaaaattttgatatttgcataATGAAGGGTACACGTGTTACACGTGATGCTCGCGTTTGATCGCAGCTTGTGAATATCTATGATCAATGTATGGTGCTCCCCAAGGATCAAAATACTagcacaaacaaacataattatgatATAGTTAGAAAGGCTATATGCGGACTGCATAATTTCCCATGCGTATGGTCAACAAACAGATcgaatgtatgcatattgtatgcAGAATGTTCCGCTTGTCTTTACTTATTCTTTTAAAACCACTACAATGCGGTCATAATATGGTTGAAATAGTCCCGATGTGAGTATATATCTTAACTCGCTCTCTCTCTAAACTGTGATCCAGTTCCACAAACATAGTCAACAAGTAAAGAAGTACTAGTACAAGACATACATGGGAAGGTAAGAGGCCATTTGTTTTTGTATCAGCATTCTATTGTCCGGTTTGAAGCATCCACTGAGATCACAAAATATTCCCTTTATATTACGGACTTGCACCTTTCAGCAGGTGAAGAATGAAGGCAAGTTGGAAATTTGGTTCATCAGATATTCGTCAGACCGAACGGTACCACGTTGGTTATGCTGTGATGTGCCTCTACGAACACTAGTGCCTCTGCGAACACCATGCGGTGATGCATGTGATCCGATGTTTACCCTGTGCGTTGAAGAGTAGGTATCTTACCAATGTATCACAAATTCTTTTCGCGTGGCAGTTCAAGTGCACTCAGTACAGGATCAGAGAAGGTACCATCTTGCTCCCGTCCAGACATGGTATTCGATCCATGAAAATTGAGAAGTCAATTGTTCGTTCCTAATATGCAGCGTCTGCTGCAACTGTTAGAAATGTTTCTGACAGATTACTTCAGGTATACTCTGTGGACCTAATGATTTTGGACCTAAACATTTTGCATCAcgttatatacatatggaaattaattaagcaacaccaaattcaaagacacataaaaacttaacaaatttcaacgaagtaattttgatgattgattattcaattttgatgtattgacatacagcatgagcttttcatgggttgatatgacgcgcgtgaagcttgcacagcgcacgtgcattgctttaacctcaactttcgaaaaatgcactttttccctggggtgtttacaagcgcaggttgtcgattgcattcggtttttcattcatttcaatgtcatggcacgtaggaaattatcagaggccactcgttggcaaataatcggcatgaggaatgctggtatgtctctaagacaaatcgggactcaaatcggacgacatcattccataatttcaaaacttttgaaaaaataccgggccactaatgaagttaaagacctgcctagaccaggaagacccaggaagaccacagtccgggaggacagagctttactgagacttgtacggcgcaggtccttcgactcgagctctcggttgagacaggagtggcttccagggagacccatctcgaacaggactgttcggaatcgtctgaaagctgcaggataccgggcaaggaggccaatcaagcgacccagactgtctccagcccataaggcagcccgactggcctggtgtaatgaccgtttgcactggaacattgcctcttggaggaaggtccatttctcagatgagagccggttcttgctgcacatggtggacggtcgtactcgggtctggaggcagaggaacacagcaatggctccacggaacatccaggagactgtggcctttgggggaggttccgttatggtatgggggtgcatttccatgaactgcaagttggatatcattaccatccgtggcaaccttaacggtgttcgttaccaacaggaggttcttgacagggctgtggtacctcattttgagaaccatcctctggcaacgagacccatatttatggacgacaatgctagacctcacagggcgcatgctgtaaatgattttttgcggcaaaatgcaattgacagaattccatggcctgccatgagccctgacctcaaccccattgaacatttgtgggactttattggccgtcgtgtgaggcagagagacccaccagtccataatcacaacgaattgacggctgccctgcatgaggagtggaacaggatcccccagaatcagatccggagactcatccaaggaatgaggaggcgtctggaatcggtggtgcgtgcgcagggaggacacactagatattgatgaaagtcggtgtgcagactctcagatgactgttctttctttccatgtgacatttgtgttaatacacctgacaacaacgtctgtggatgaatagtaaattgtgtccattttttcatgaatttaagacagttttaagaatttggatttcgttgcaataaagcaaagtcttgatactttttccctttaagttgtttgtcagagatcgtctgttgaataaaaaagtgtcaaactatatcaacccggcatattttgattgtcagaacacttcaaagttgctccaatagaaaaaattggggtgttgcttgattaatttccaggtgtatatatttcGGGTTTCCTACTGCCGCATTTTGGTTGTGTGCAAACTCAAATTAAACAGGTTTTCTGAGGTTCTTTATACATCGACCTTGGATATAGATATATTCCATAACTGAACCTTTGTACTATTTCAGCCCCCGTGATACGGAACCATGTTCTTTGTTCAGCTGGACAACAGCGGGGATGCACACTGGAATTCATGAAGTGATTTTTGGCAGCAGCATTCAAGGAACACCAAATCCTTTTCTTGTACAAATACACAAAGCAATGCCGGTAGGGAGAAGATTTTTAAGTTGATctaaattaaatgtttttcactcCTAGATACATGATATAATATAACAATAACTGCCAATCTGTTTACATTTTTATAAAGGTTGAATGTACATCTTTATGTGTCTCATATACATGCATACGTGTTGTTTCATCAGCCCTCGATAAGGATACAGGTGACTGTGCATGATGACGACTTGGAAAGTGAAGATGATTACATAGATACTCTGGCAACACTCATCAACATTTCTGCCAGTCCAAACAAAATCATGTCTGTATACAAGCCATGGTCTCTGCAGGGAATAACGCAGTAGGTTCCTTTCACTTTCGTCCATGACCAACCATCACCTTCTCAAGCACATAGACTAGAATAAATAGCACCAGCCTGTTTCAAAACTAACATGTGAAGttgtggaaatgttaggctaATATGATtgggaagaccaatccatatttacagaAGGTTCGTTCTTATATACAATCAAAGGCAATATTGTGAAAGATATGATGGTACTGCTTTTTAACATAACTAGTCTTATTCTAAGAAATCTATCACTACACTATCAAGCTTAGGTCTCACTTAAAAGTGACCATATAACAGTCATTCCTGAATTTGCATGTTTCCATCTGttatatataatttcaaaaatGGTTTGTTTTAAAGTAAACCGACTAAACCaatttttctttattttattttatttgtttgcttttctgaaagatttcctaTGAGACAACCTATATCGGCAACATATACTGGGTGGCGCCCAGTATATACCGGTGATAGAGTACTGTAATTGAGATAAAAACAAATTAGGGTTTGACGCTAGCCTCATTTATCCAGTGTATGCGACGCACGATTTGCTGTATAAACAAAGTTGGAGTGGACAGGTGTAATGTGAATTATGTATCTGAGGtataagcgagtgagtgagttactatttaacgtcacatcgacaatatacTTATAACTATGGCTAGGTAAGACATTCATGAAGCAAACTAACAAAGTCACAGGATATGTTTTCTTTAGTTTAGACATTCGTGTCCGTGCCTACTGTGATCCTGACTGGTACGGTACTGATTGTCTGACATACTGCAAGGCGTCCACCACTGACCATTACAGCTGCCACTTTTCGAGCGGGGCCAAGCTGTGTTTCCAGGGTATGTTATAATCAGCTTTAttgcatattgtttttgtttgtatattaGCATCGGGTTGCGCGATATAATTCGAATACGAGAAGCTACAACTGTTGAACTACTCTTGGtatttttacaaaaaaaaccccatgtTTTATGAACTGTGTGAATAATGTATTGTTTACTCCAGGATGGAAAGGAGATGACTGTGATCAGGACGTCGACGAATGCACAGAAAGATCGGACGTGTGTCAACATGATGGCAGCTGCATGAACACACCTGGAATCTTTGAGTGCCAGTGTGTGGAGGTAATCACAGGTGAGATGATAGGTACTTCCACAAGACCAACTTAcaacaaattgtttgcattaCACTACACACAAAGATACAAAAGTATGGGTAATGTATATCGTCCGTGTACTCAAACACATTAACGAAAAGCTTAAATGTGAAACAATGACAATCAGTATCTGTTTCAGGGAGGAATTGTGAACTTGTAACAGACCGCTGTGCCCTGAATATATGCCTGAACGGAGGGACCTGTAATGGAAACGCAACACACAGTAGTTGCACATGCCCTTTCGGGTGGTCTGGAGAGACATGCGCAGAGGAAATAAACCCCTGTGACAACGCCCCCTGTGACAGAGGAAGCTGCATACCTAAACCCGGAATCTCAGCACGGTTCAAATGTGATTGTGAGTTTCCATTTACTGGGGAAACGTGTGATGTGATTGTTGGTAAGTGAATAGGGCGGTATTTCTAGTTAAAACTTTGTCCATTGTGGTTTGTTTAAACTATCACGTTTTTGTGTAATATAAATGGGATTATCTTTTATGAAACATATGCTGGCTATGTTCCAACACCCAATAGTTCTTAATTACCAGTGAAAGTccgtggtagaatgggccttcagcaacccatgcttgcacaaaaggcgaccatgcctgtcgtaagcggcgactaacgggatcgggt is a window from the Haliotis asinina isolate JCU_RB_2024 chromosome 9, JCU_Hal_asi_v2, whole genome shotgun sequence genome containing:
- the LOC137297268 gene encoding delta-like protein C, with protein sequence MFTLCVEDPRDTEPCSLFSWTTAGMHTGIHEVIFGSSIQGTPNPFLVQIHKAMPPSIRIQVTVHDDDLESEDDYIDTLATLINISASPNKIMSVYKPWSLQGITHLDIRVRAYCDPDWYGTDCLTYCKASTTDHYSCHFSSGAKLCFQGWKGDDCDQDVDECTERSDVCQHDGSCMNTPGIFECQCVEVITGRNCELVTDRCALNICLNGGTCNGNATHSSCTCPFGWSGETCAEEINPCDNAPCDRGSCIPKPGISARFKCDCEFPFTGETCDVIVGLTNLTVLGVIDGNNRGSLITGLTNIISDLGGIHGQVNVVISTRIYSESINITTQVHFYVTLGNGTFLTSDFVRDIFSSHSDADINQHLPLPLYPVRDTDDRGKTSEVCEGC